A region of Thermus thermophilus DNA encodes the following proteins:
- a CDS encoding tyrosine-type recombinase/integrase, translating to MSQPDPHAELFARFRRYLEMEEGRSPRTAKEYLMDAGLFARWFRERHGRPPRWEEVGSQHIRAFLASREVSPYRAGRVLASLRKLFRYLAEVEGLPLLKDPTEGVKRPKLPRRLPIYLTPPEVARLLQAAYQNRSPRVALRDWALLAFLYGTGLRLSEALALTYADLTYQDGIPHAIRVQGKGGKERVVVLSPTAQRALHQWLKHRNLEGHPTSPYIWSHTTGPNRGKPFSARAVEAMVKRVAKRAGLKDWQRITPHKLRHSYASALVEAGRGIDEVKELLGHSSISTTQVYVHVSRKRLEEAARALPDVVG from the coding sequence ATGAGCCAGCCTGACCCCCACGCCGAGCTCTTCGCCCGCTTCCGCCGGTACCTGGAGATGGAGGAGGGCCGCTCTCCCCGCACCGCCAAGGAGTACCTCATGGACGCGGGCCTCTTCGCCCGCTGGTTCCGGGAGCGCCACGGCAGGCCCCCCCGCTGGGAGGAGGTGGGGAGCCAGCACATCCGCGCCTTCCTCGCCTCCCGGGAGGTGAGCCCCTACAGGGCGGGGCGCGTCCTGGCCTCCTTGAGGAAGCTCTTCCGCTACCTGGCCGAGGTGGAGGGCCTCCCCCTCCTCAAGGACCCCACGGAGGGGGTCAAGCGGCCCAAGCTTCCCCGGAGGCTTCCCATCTACCTCACCCCGCCGGAGGTGGCCCGCCTCCTCCAGGCGGCCTACCAGAACCGTTCTCCCCGGGTGGCCCTCCGGGACTGGGCCCTCCTCGCCTTCCTCTACGGCACGGGCCTCCGCCTCTCCGAGGCCCTGGCCCTGACCTACGCCGACCTCACCTACCAGGACGGGATCCCCCACGCCATCCGGGTCCAGGGGAAGGGAGGAAAGGAGCGGGTGGTGGTCCTCTCCCCCACGGCCCAGCGGGCCCTGCACCAGTGGCTCAAGCACCGGAACCTCGAGGGCCATCCCACAAGCCCCTACATCTGGAGCCACACCACGGGGCCCAACCGGGGGAAGCCCTTCTCCGCCCGGGCGGTGGAGGCCATGGTGAAGCGGGTGGCTAAGCGGGCGGGGCTCAAGGACTGGCAGCGCATCACCCCCCACAAGCTCCGGCACTCCTACGCCAGCGCCCTGGTGGAGGCGGGGCGGGGGATTGACGAGGTGAAGGAACTCCTGGGCCACAGCAGCATCAGCACCACCCAGGTCTACGTGCACGTGTCCCGCAAGCGCCTGGAGGAGGCCGCCCGGGCACTGCCGGATGTGGTGGGGTGA
- a CDS encoding ATP-dependent nuclease, with translation MYIGEVRLYNFRSYRNESVRLSPGVNVILGPNNAGKTNFLHALNLLFGESYPKRGDLDQKDFYHGSDGRPSQLLGVAACLCGGIPKDLDCKDWYAQEYEGPSGEPWGEDWWHELKKESASCDYLASEKLAQKLRQASERGELWAYIVAELEESGAFEFGFLLRSDGGWRRLRKVRDAVRRGILTAAYLPAFRSPSDSLRITKWSWYGKLVKDAYYQYRAKCEEDFRLAEDRLSELIHKAFSEVAEEVEKLFSQSVPDVAVRFKGGPFTADEAHKAVSIFLDDGVDAPLQEKGAGLQSLLLIALFQLYSRKFHQGSTLLLLEEPENHLHPHARRVLAQSLIIFCQGDQGDAENRHRQVVLTTHSEDFVRLSEPESLKIVRIESEEANKTSRFWQLDSLDNSPRWKRILWRNPEIVFSRHVILVEGGEVYLVPEIASKLCGEKGILDKFGVSVVRVDGKNNFRAYVEMLDKLGIGWTVVADKDYLNNCRGKDMREFVTNLIGREPTNLSDEDLIESLKSAGIFVNDRGCLEDLYSQTAEELLKGSKKDLTAMRIAEALSDGGELEELFEYTDPLVKPIERALEKVGYKRS, from the coding sequence ATGTATATCGGGGAGGTTAGGCTCTATAACTTCCGAAGCTATCGGAACGAGTCCGTCAGGCTTTCGCCAGGAGTAAACGTGATATTGGGCCCAAACAACGCTGGAAAGACGAACTTTCTCCACGCCTTAAATCTTTTGTTTGGTGAAAGCTACCCTAAGCGCGGAGATTTGGACCAGAAAGACTTTTACCATGGTTCAGACGGAAGGCCGAGTCAGCTTCTTGGGGTAGCCGCTTGCCTTTGTGGCGGTATACCCAAGGACCTTGACTGTAAAGACTGGTATGCTCAGGAATACGAGGGACCATCAGGTGAGCCGTGGGGAGAAGATTGGTGGCACGAGCTCAAGAAGGAGAGTGCTTCTTGTGATTACTTAGCAAGTGAGAAACTAGCCCAAAAATTAAGACAAGCTTCCGAGAGGGGGGAGCTCTGGGCTTATATAGTTGCCGAGTTAGAGGAGTCGGGGGCCTTTGAATTCGGTTTTCTTCTGCGGTCTGATGGGGGATGGCGTCGCCTCAGGAAGGTGCGAGACGCTGTGCGGCGCGGGATCCTGACCGCCGCCTACCTTCCAGCCTTTCGCTCCCCAAGTGATTCTTTGAGGATCACTAAGTGGAGCTGGTACGGAAAGCTTGTTAAGGATGCTTATTACCAGTACCGGGCGAAATGCGAAGAGGACTTCCGTTTGGCAGAAGATAGGCTCTCGGAGCTTATTCACAAGGCCTTTTCTGAGGTCGCCGAGGAGGTTGAAAAGCTCTTTTCGCAGTCCGTGCCCGATGTTGCAGTTCGGTTCAAAGGTGGCCCCTTCACAGCCGATGAAGCGCATAAGGCAGTCAGCATATTTTTGGATGATGGAGTAGACGCTCCCCTTCAAGAAAAGGGCGCTGGCTTGCAGAGCTTGTTGTTGATAGCGCTTTTTCAGCTCTACAGTCGGAAGTTCCATCAGGGAAGTACTCTTCTCCTTCTGGAGGAGCCTGAGAACCATTTACATCCACATGCGAGGCGCGTCCTTGCGCAATCTCTAATCATTTTTTGCCAAGGAGATCAAGGAGATGCCGAAAATCGCCATCGTCAGGTGGTCCTGACCACGCATTCAGAAGACTTCGTTCGGCTGTCTGAACCTGAAAGCTTAAAGATCGTGAGGATAGAAAGCGAAGAAGCAAACAAAACGTCCCGTTTTTGGCAGCTCGATTCCCTTGACAATTCCCCCCGCTGGAAGAGAATTCTTTGGAGAAACCCTGAGATTGTTTTTTCAAGGCACGTCATTCTAGTGGAGGGTGGCGAGGTTTACCTAGTACCAGAAATCGCTTCTAAGTTATGCGGAGAAAAGGGTATTCTGGATAAATTCGGTGTTTCAGTGGTCCGTGTGGATGGAAAAAATAACTTTAGGGCCTACGTAGAGATGCTTGACAAACTTGGAATCGGTTGGACCGTGGTCGCAGATAAAGACTATTTAAATAATTGCAGAGGTAAGGACATGAGGGAGTTTGTGACCAACCTAATTGGACGCGAACCGACCAACCTTTCGGACGAGGATCTCATAGAGAGCCTGAAGTCGGCGGGCATTTTCGTGAACGATAGAGGTTGCTTGGAAGATCTGTATTCGCAAACAGCTGAGGAATTACTAAAAGGTTCGAAGAAGGACTTAACGGCGATGAGAATAGCGGAAGCCTTGTCCGATGGAGGCGAACTAGAGGAGTTGTTTGAATACACGGATCCCTTGGTCAAGCCTATAGAGCGCGCTCTGGAAAAAGTTGGATACAAGAGATCATGA
- a CDS encoding ATPase — protein MKRKRLAELVREEAGDLQEAPAPREERPREAPHGGGLEGSPPGEGQAERPLPPYLTYVRKECRLRPDQLDALTALARRLNRERRGKGERITENTLIRWAVDLLLEQYRGEKTLLKGGPAPGGREEEL, from the coding sequence GTGAAGCGGAAGCGCCTGGCGGAGCTGGTGAGGGAGGAGGCGGGGGACCTTCAGGAGGCTCCCGCCCCCAGGGAGGAGAGGCCCAGGGAGGCCCCTCACGGGGGGGGCCTCGAGGGCTCCCCGCCGGGCGAGGGCCAAGCGGAGCGCCCCCTCCCCCCCTACCTCACCTACGTCCGCAAGGAGTGCCGCCTCCGCCCCGACCAGCTGGACGCCCTCACCGCCCTGGCCCGGAGGCTCAACCGGGAGAGGAGGGGGAAGGGGGAGCGGATCACGGAGAATACCCTCATCCGCTGGGCGGTGGACCTTTTATTGGAGCAGTACAGGGGCGAGAAAACCCTCCTCAAAGGGGGGCCCGCCCCCGGTGGTAGGGAGGAAGAGCTTTAG
- a CDS encoding helix-turn-helix transcriptional regulator, with translation MRESTTAKGNPPEKDPLDGKLLLTYSEAAKALGLGRTTIYRLVKAGRLKVVHPTPRSARITRESLEAFLRSLEEEAKPEGAGRSVVDRAREVLRRFGL, from the coding sequence ATGCGGGAGAGCACCACGGCCAAGGGGAACCCCCCCGAAAAGGACCCTCTGGACGGCAAGCTTCTCTTGACCTACAGCGAGGCGGCCAAGGCCCTCGGCTTGGGTCGGACGACGATCTACAGGCTGGTGAAGGCGGGGCGCCTCAAGGTGGTTCACCCCACCCCCCGCTCGGCCCGCATCACCCGGGAGAGCCTCGAGGCCTTCCTCCGCTCCCTGGAGGAGGAGGCCAAGCCCGAGGGGGCGGGGAGGAGCGTGGTGGACCGGGCCCGGGAGGTCCTGAGGCGCTTCGGCCTCTAG
- a CDS encoding XRE family transcriptional regulator, translating to MARALGVSRELVSLWENGERVPGAAYLARLASLYGVKEKSLFSPRPLEPLEDLKVLLREEAEEGLSPKARLELQNWLDFLDAYADFLEGEGLPSPYLKRPPKEIGVYRSPLTDLRQASSRALETRKAFALGEDAIPEPYTFLEEVGILVYKASLGSEPGKSVWGAFYKHPRLGFSVLVNVDSTPGRQAFTLAHELAHAFYHHQALGIVCRREGLTPEEEALEEFANAWAAHFLVPGKALRRKAQELVKVRGRFGPEEALLLAHHFRVSYALLLFRLKNEGLIGKEELEEWKAYSPQSMAQKLGLPQGAYTLPRTRGELGLSRYPPSVLLQVRRAVLEDRLSVSEASGLLDVDSAAFRDFLAPPKREANPEVAELEEELDFTSPGRKGRAVLRKAEGRAVLEVRAALEEP from the coding sequence GTGGCCCGCGCCCTCGGGGTCTCCCGGGAGCTCGTCTCCCTTTGGGAGAACGGGGAACGGGTGCCCGGAGCCGCCTACCTCGCCAGGCTCGCCTCCCTCTACGGGGTGAAGGAGAAAAGCCTTTTCTCCCCTAGGCCCTTGGAGCCCTTGGAGGACCTCAAGGTCCTTCTGCGGGAAGAAGCAGAGGAGGGCCTTTCCCCCAAGGCCCGCTTGGAGCTCCAGAACTGGTTGGACTTCCTGGACGCCTACGCCGATTTCCTGGAGGGGGAAGGCCTGCCCTCCCCCTACCTCAAACGGCCCCCGAAGGAAATCGGGGTCTACAGAAGCCCCCTCACCGATCTTCGGCAGGCCTCCAGCAGGGCTCTGGAGACTCGGAAGGCCTTCGCCCTGGGGGAGGACGCAATTCCCGAACCCTACACCTTCTTGGAGGAAGTGGGGATCCTAGTGTACAAGGCCTCTCTAGGCAGCGAGCCGGGGAAGTCCGTGTGGGGCGCCTTCTACAAGCACCCCCGTCTCGGCTTTAGCGTCCTCGTGAACGTGGACAGCACCCCGGGCAGGCAGGCCTTCACCCTGGCCCACGAACTCGCCCACGCCTTCTACCACCATCAGGCCCTGGGGATCGTCTGCCGGCGGGAAGGGCTTACCCCCGAGGAAGAAGCCTTGGAGGAGTTTGCCAACGCCTGGGCGGCCCACTTCCTTGTTCCCGGGAAAGCCCTCAGGCGGAAGGCACAGGAACTTGTGAAGGTGCGGGGCCGCTTCGGCCCCGAGGAAGCTCTCCTGCTTGCCCACCACTTCCGGGTGAGCTATGCCCTTCTCCTCTTCCGGCTCAAGAACGAGGGCCTGATTGGGAAGGAGGAGCTGGAGGAGTGGAAGGCCTACAGCCCCCAAAGCATGGCCCAGAAGCTCGGCCTTCCCCAGGGAGCCTATACCCTCCCGAGAACCCGGGGGGAGTTAGGCCTTTCCCGCTACCCTCCTTCGGTCCTTCTCCAGGTCCGGCGGGCGGTCCTGGAGGACCGGCTCTCCGTGAGCGAAGCTTCGGGGCTCTTGGACGTGGACTCCGCCGCCTTCCGGGACTTTCTGGCCCCCCCTAAACGGGAAGCGAACCCGGAGGTGGCCGAGCTGGAAGAGGAGCTGGATTTCACCTCCCCCGGGCGAAAGGGCCGGGCAGTGCTGCGAAAAGCGGAGGGGCGGGCAGTCCTTGAAGTCCGCGCCGCCCTGGAGGAACCCTAG